One genomic window of Aethina tumida isolate Nest 87 chromosome 3, icAetTumi1.1, whole genome shotgun sequence includes the following:
- the LOC109606550 gene encoding T-complex protein 1 subunit eta, with translation MMQPQIVLLKEGTDTSQGKPQLISNINACQTVVDAVRTTLGPRGLDKLIVQQNGKATISNDGATIMKLLDIVHPGAKTLVDIAKSQDAEVGDGTTSVVLLAGEFLKQIKPYVEEGVHPRIIIKAVRRSLQLCLEKISEMSVKINKANAAEFRSLLEKCAATAMSSKLINQQRDFFSKMVVDAVLLLDELLPLNMIGIKKVQGGGLEESILVAGVAFKKTFSYAGFEMQPKVYKNCKIALLNIELELKAERDNAEVRVDNVKEYQKIVDAEWNILYDKLKKVHESGANVVLSKLPIGDVATQFFADRDMFCAGRVQEEDLKRTLKACGGAIMTTVNDLKDSVLGKCELFEERQIGGERYNFFKGCPNAKTCTMILRGGSEQFLEETERSLHDAIMIVRRTIKNDAIVAGGGAIEMELSRMLRDHSRTIAGKEQLLIGAIAKSLEVIPRQLCDNAGFDATNILNKLRQKHAQGNCWYGVDINKEDVADNFEACVWEPAIIKVNALTAAAEATCLILSIDETIKNQKSEAPPQMGRGMGRPM, from the exons TAAATGCCTGCCAAACAGTTGTGGACGCTGTACGTACCACTTTAGGTCCCCGTGGGTTGGATAAGCTAATCGTCCAACAAAACGGCAAAGCGACAATTTCCAATGATGGGGCGACTATTATGAAGCTTTTAGATATCGTCCATCCCGGTGCTAAAACACTTGTTGACATTGCTAAATCACAAGATGCTGAAGTAGGGGACGGCACCACCAGTGTGGTACTCTTAGCTGGAGAGTTCTTGAAACAAATCAAACCTTATGTGGAAGAGGGTGTGCATCCTAGAATTATCATCAAAGCAGTCAGAAGATCCTTACAATTGTGCCTAGAAAAAATTAGCGAGATGTCTGTTAAAATCAACAAGGCAAATGCTGCTGAGTTCCGCTCACTACTAGAAAAATGTGCTGCCACAGCAATGAGTTCTAAGTTAATCAATCAGCAGCGCGACTTTTTCTCTAAAATGGTTGTGGATGCTGTTCTACTTTTGGATGAGCTCCTCCCACTCAACATGATTGGAATTAAAAAAGTCCAAGGTGGTGGACTTGAGGAGTCCATTCTTGTAGCTGGGGTGGCTTTTAAGAAGACTTTCTCCTATGCTGGCTTTGAAATGCAACCCAAGGTTTACAAGAACTGTAAAATTGCACTGCTGAATATTGAACTGGAACTCAAGGCTGAAAGGGACAATGCTGAGGTTCGTGTGGATAATGTTAAAGAGTATCAGAAGATTGTTGATGCTGAATGGAACATTCTTTATGATAAACTTAAGAAGGTTCACGAGTCTGGTGCCAACGTTGTTCTCTCAAAATTGCCCATTGGAGATGTAGCTACACAATTCTTTGCTGACAG ggACATGTTCTGCGCTGGTCGCGTACAAGAAGAAGATTTAAAACGCACCCTTAAGGCTTGTGGTGGTGCCATAATGACCACAGTGAATGACCTCAAAGATTCGGTTTTGGGCAAATGCGAGTTGTTCGAGGAACGTCAGATTGGTGGTGAACGTTACAACTTTTTCAAGGGATGTCCAAATGCCAAGACTTGTACCATGATTCTACGTGGCGGTTCTGAACAGTTCCTGGAGGAGACTGAAAGATCTTTGCATGATGCCATTATGATCGTTAGAAGAACGATTAAAAATGATGCCATCGTTGCTGGGGGCGGTGCCATCGAGATGGAGTTGTCCAGAATGTTACGCGATCATTCCAGGACGATCGCCGGCAAAGAACAATTGCTCATTGGGGCAATTGCAAAGTCCTTGGAAGTGATTCCAAGACAATTGTGCGACAACGCCGGATTCGACGCCACAAACATACTCAACAAACTCAGACAGAAACATGCACAAGGTAACTGCTGGTATGGAGTTGATATTAACAAGGAAGATGTAGCTGACAATTTCGAAGCATGCGTCTGGGAACCAGCCATTATTAAGGTGAACGCCTTGACTGCTGCCGCAGAGGCGACCTGTTTGATTTTGTCTATTGATGAAACCATCAAGAACCAAAAGTCTGAGGCACCGCCTCAAATGGGACGCGGTATGGGGCGGCCAATGTAA
- the LOC109602475 gene encoding zinc finger MYND domain-containing protein 10-like, whose amino-acid sequence MENNVLMPTEIEFYVDTIPSLSILDLGSTLWIDWHKRCQQLCQQAVIEASAMREETVKEAFISLQKVTDLIYQVIQIIVWKNKVMPILLELEPHPKSTIIAYSILFHEVTCVSLLEIILYHENSWEIISDHSADLLEYLVSSSSHLLSTRYCQEMKNESAKQELERQKTNIGFEIGIKSLTILRYFAENIAKLPIDITNRIYRHYDIPIFLSEILLAAPWNVDDKEYVNGKWKELNYSIVNPAATQCWLGIRQFLLDPVCQKYYAITKNRKGTFLRLLPLMSPVLMDHISPLIELKHWLCRIATMEETSDPPRPINIIEVVLDFKDRIYKDVHKIKGKYRSLAKMQLQSIFNNDKQFIQQTAQKFSEAYNLDFFEKYSTSDITTTNTCVRCEKSSLKRCSRCKKAWYCSRACQVEHWPQHKEYCITEKNETK is encoded by the exons ATGGAAAACAACGTACTTATGCCCACAGAAATTGAATTCTACGTAGATACGATACCATCACTTAGTATATTGGATTTGGGATCAACTCt CTGGATTGACTGGCACAAACGTTGCCAACAATTATGCCAACAAGCGGTTATAGAAGCGTCTGCTATGAGAGAAGAAACCGTAAAGGAAGCCTTCATCTCGTTACAAAAG gtCACTGATCTCATATATCAGGTAATACAGATCATAGTTTGGAAAAATAAGGTGATGCCAATACTCTTGGAACTCGAACCTCATCCAAAATCAACAATAATAGCCTACTCGATCTTGTTCCATGAAGTGACTTGTGTCTCATTACTAGAAATAATTCTTTATCATGAAAATTCGTGGGAGATTATAAGTGATCACTCGGCAGATCTTTTGGAATACCTGGTCTCCTCCAGTAGTCACTTATTAAGTACGCGATACTGCCAAGAAATGAAGAACGAATCCGCTAAACAAGAACTAGAAAgacaaaaaactaatattggTTTCGAGATTGGAATCAAGTCGTTAACCATCTTACGATACTTCGCTGAAAACATTGCGAAACTGCCTATAGATATTACTAATAGAATATATCGACATTATGATATTCCGATATTTCTCTCTGAGATTCTTTTAGCGGCTCCTTGGAATGTTGATGATAAGGAGTATGTTAACGGCAAATGGAAAGagttaaattattctataGTGAACCCCGCTGCAACTCAG tgTTGGCTTGGaataagacaatttttattagatccTGTATGTCAGAAATACTACGCTATAACTAAAAATCGTAAAGGCACGTTTCTTAGATTGTTACCTTTGATGTCTCCAGTTTTGATGGATCACATTTCGCCCTTAATCGAGCTGAAACATTGGCTTTGTAGAATTGCTACAATGGAGGAAACATCGGATCCTCCAAgacctattaatattatagaggttgttttagattttaaagacCGAATTTATAAAGACGTGCATAAAATTAAGGGGAAATACAGGAGTCTTGCTAAGATGCAGTTGCagtcaatttttaacaacgataagcaatttattcaacaaactgcccaaaa attctCTGAAGCatataatttggattttttcgAAAAGTACAGTACTTCAGATATTACTACTACCAATACTTGTGTGAGGTGTGAGAAAAGTTCACTGAAAAGATGCTCTCGATGCAAAAAAGCCTGGTATTGCTCCCGAGCTTGTCAGGTTGAACATTGGCCTCAACACAAGGAATATTGCATTACAGAAAAGAAtgagacaaaataa